From a single Fulvivirga ulvae genomic region:
- a CDS encoding ABC transporter permease/M1 family aminopeptidase: MIIDLLRFEVLYQRRQRALFLLSLVFLAYGLLIGSMGHAPANVNFNSGYQLHFYTGLMTLGSVFIAMFFAISGVIRDSKHTMEGILYSTPISKWQYFVSRLTGVYVFSLLTFTAFLIGHIAGTFSPSLDTSRVATFNVLNYLQTWLIFAAPNIFICVALVYCVALLTKNSIATYVSGVFIYMLYMISSITLNSPLIASSVPASPEGLMAASLADPFGLAPFFEQTQYWTAHQKNNQVLSFTGFLLWNRLIWVALASICLVTAYHKFSFRKPNAKVQRRQQPKMESVTAKPYKPVKVSSDISAQWGSFMHLTGSHLQAVFKSLPFIGVMIIWGIIAFSEIYFRVAGGGDYHDSIYPFTNKLIGLLAQPLQLLSLILIVFYCGEIVWRNRDFKLAGIIDATPVSNTIFFLSNLVTVLMLPCILIISGILISVLFQWYSGYYHVEWDLYLAMFYYQGSGLLFYCLFALFIQSVIPNKYVGMGLSGLLILMLGTFSHHIGIEHPMLRLGINPAPGYTEMNGFSIQTTAFHHYSIYWWSLGAILVLLAFHLMQRGVVVNMKFRLSRLSQGWTASQRIVLATLVMAFISSASVIYYNTHIKNEYVSSTGYMDLKEQYEKQYKQYDSLDRLTHADIYTEVDLYPKENRYTIHGRHTLVNNNDQPLEKVFVHERIALSSIAIGNGRLALRDTAYGAYLFEFDPAIGPGEKVTMTFELARMSSAYEVDHAIVSNGTYITFRDYEPMLGYSSSMEISNEYERKKRGLPEREHEKNIESHLLKDDIKISKTSFETIVSTDTDQTVVSVGNLLRQWEKGGRNYFHYKAPFNILPYIAYFSADYEVRKTNYKHISIEQYYHRGHEYNLDKVEESTIRTLKYCTENFGSYPFHHIRIAEVPGSRSFGGMAQPGTISMVEDRLYLVDIRDTSGFDLVSKRTIHEVAHQWWGMILTPRIVQGGSIFVEGFAKYTEAVVMEKMYGKGAVWQIAETANHTYFNGHAFASEPEPPIYLEDGEHYLAYGKHFTVMMAIRDLIGEDKVNQVLRTLTDKYRSHDELLVASPELIDALHSATPKQYHTLIDDWFKRVITYNLSVEEASVTALKNGKYRVDMEVIARRYNTMENGESKLISINEPIMIGVFTKHPKEVGEEHSILYLKPHTIDKDRVHCSIIVDEAPTHVGIDPYGTRSDENLFDNIMEL, from the coding sequence ATGATAATAGATTTGTTAAGATTCGAGGTCTTGTACCAACGCAGGCAGCGTGCCTTGTTCCTGCTATCTCTCGTATTTTTGGCTTACGGCCTGCTTATAGGCAGCATGGGGCATGCTCCGGCCAATGTCAACTTTAACTCGGGTTATCAGCTTCATTTTTACACCGGCCTTATGACGCTTGGCAGTGTATTTATAGCCATGTTTTTTGCTATCAGCGGGGTGATCCGGGACAGCAAACATACTATGGAAGGTATTTTATACAGCACGCCTATATCCAAATGGCAATACTTTGTGAGCCGACTTACAGGTGTATATGTATTTAGCTTACTTACCTTCACCGCCTTTCTGATCGGTCATATAGCAGGCACTTTTTCTCCGTCGCTGGACACTTCAAGGGTAGCCACATTCAATGTTTTAAACTACCTGCAGACCTGGTTAATATTTGCCGCGCCTAATATTTTCATTTGTGTTGCGCTGGTTTACTGTGTTGCTCTGCTTACCAAAAACAGCATTGCTACCTATGTTAGCGGAGTTTTCATATATATGTTGTATATGATCAGCTCTATAACCTTGAATTCACCACTTATAGCCTCATCGGTACCCGCAAGCCCGGAAGGACTCATGGCTGCATCCCTGGCAGACCCTTTTGGACTGGCACCTTTCTTTGAACAAACCCAATACTGGACTGCACATCAAAAGAATAATCAGGTGCTTTCATTTACAGGTTTTCTGCTCTGGAACCGGCTGATATGGGTTGCTCTGGCCTCAATATGCCTGGTGACGGCTTACCACAAATTTTCATTTCGCAAGCCTAACGCCAAAGTACAGCGCAGACAGCAGCCCAAAATGGAAAGTGTAACAGCAAAACCTTACAAACCCGTAAAAGTAAGCAGCGATATTTCAGCCCAATGGGGCTCATTTATGCACCTGACAGGCAGCCATCTGCAAGCTGTTTTCAAGAGTCTGCCTTTCATTGGAGTTATGATTATATGGGGCATAATAGCTTTTTCTGAGATTTATTTCAGAGTTGCAGGAGGTGGAGATTACCATGATAGCATATACCCTTTTACCAATAAGCTGATCGGGTTACTGGCTCAGCCACTGCAACTGCTCTCGCTGATACTCATTGTATTTTATTGCGGAGAGATCGTCTGGAGAAACAGGGATTTTAAATTAGCCGGCATAATTGATGCTACGCCGGTATCCAATACTATATTTTTTCTATCAAACCTGGTAACTGTACTTATGTTACCATGTATTTTGATAATATCCGGTATACTGATATCTGTACTGTTTCAGTGGTACTCCGGCTACTATCACGTTGAGTGGGACCTGTACCTTGCTATGTTTTACTACCAGGGCTCTGGCTTACTTTTTTACTGTTTGTTTGCACTATTTATACAAAGTGTGATACCCAATAAATATGTAGGTATGGGCCTTTCCGGTTTGCTGATTCTTATGCTGGGAACATTTTCTCATCATATTGGTATTGAACATCCAATGCTCAGGCTTGGCATCAATCCAGCCCCAGGATATACGGAAATGAATGGTTTCTCCATACAAACCACGGCATTTCACCATTATAGCATTTACTGGTGGTCATTGGGAGCGATATTGGTTTTATTGGCCTTCCACTTAATGCAACGTGGGGTAGTAGTAAATATGAAGTTCAGGCTCAGCCGGTTATCTCAGGGGTGGACCGCCAGTCAGCGCATTGTACTTGCCACACTGGTTATGGCCTTTATCTCATCTGCATCGGTGATTTACTACAACACTCATATTAAAAACGAGTATGTCAGCTCAACCGGGTATATGGACTTGAAGGAGCAATATGAAAAACAATACAAGCAATACGACAGCCTTGACCGGTTAACCCATGCCGACATTTATACCGAAGTTGACCTTTACCCAAAAGAGAACCGGTATACCATTCATGGTCGTCACACATTGGTAAACAACAATGATCAGCCTCTGGAGAAAGTGTTCGTTCATGAAAGAATAGCGCTGTCGTCCATAGCTATTGGGAATGGCAGGCTGGCACTTCGCGATACTGCGTACGGGGCTTATCTTTTTGAATTTGATCCTGCCATCGGGCCGGGCGAAAAGGTGACCATGACTTTTGAACTCGCCAGAATGTCGTCCGCTTATGAGGTAGATCATGCCATTGTCAGTAATGGCACATACATCACTTTTAGAGACTACGAACCCATGCTGGGCTATAGCAGCAGTATGGAGATCAGCAATGAATACGAAAGGAAAAAGCGTGGTCTGCCGGAAAGAGAGCATGAGAAAAATATTGAGAGCCATTTGCTCAAAGATGACATCAAGATCAGTAAAACATCGTTCGAAACCATAGTTTCTACTGACACTGATCAAACAGTAGTTTCCGTGGGGAACCTGCTCAGGCAGTGGGAGAAGGGGGGCAGAAACTATTTCCATTATAAAGCTCCTTTTAACATACTGCCATATATCGCCTATTTCTCTGCAGATTATGAGGTACGAAAAACAAACTATAAGCACATCTCAATAGAGCAGTATTACCATCGCGGACATGAGTATAACCTTGATAAAGTGGAAGAAAGTACTATCCGGACCCTGAAATATTGTACGGAGAATTTTGGCAGCTATCCCTTTCATCATATCCGTATTGCTGAGGTGCCGGGAAGCCGTTCTTTTGGTGGGATGGCGCAACCTGGCACTATCAGTATGGTAGAAGACAGGCTTTACCTGGTTGATATCCGTGACACCAGCGGGTTTGACCTCGTAAGTAAGCGGACCATTCACGAGGTAGCACACCAGTGGTGGGGTATGATACTCACACCCCGAATAGTACAGGGCGGATCTATATTTGTGGAAGGCTTTGCTAAATATACTGAGGCTGTGGTAATGGAAAAAATGTACGGCAAAGGGGCAGTCTGGCAGATCGCCGAAACGGCAAATCATACCTATTTCAACGGACATGCTTTTGCCTCTGAGCCCGAACCTCCCATTTACCTGGAGGATGGTGAGCATTACCTGGCCTATGGCAAGCACTTTACGGTTATGATGGCCATAAGAGATTTGATAGGTGAAGATAAGGTTAACCAGGTGCTACGTACACTAACCGACAAATATCGCAGCCATGATGAACTGCTGGTAGCATCGCCGGAGCTTATAGATGCATTGCACAGTGCTACTCCAAAGCAATACCATACTCTGATAGATGACTGGTTTAAGCGAGTAATTACTTACAACCTGTCTGTGGAAGAGGCCTCAGTTACCGCCCTGAAAAACGGCAAATACAGGGTGGACATGGAGGTTATTGCGCGTCGGTATAATACGATGGAAAATGGTGAAAGCAAGCTTATTAGCATCAATGAGCCAATAATGATTGGAGTTTTTACAAAGCACCCAAAGGAAGTAGGTGAGGAGCACTCCATACTGTATCTGAAGCCGCATACCATAGATAAAGACAGGGTTCATTGTAGCATTATTGTTGACGAAGCCCCCACACACGTTGGCATAGATCCCTACGGTACCCGAAGTGATGAAAATCTGTTTGACAATATCATGGAGCTGTGA
- a CDS encoding sensor histidine kinase, translating into MIEWLKKYKGFFIGLIVTCILIQILASVGFILIDKSEVAVNTLLFVFWWVVISLPFHFMGYLKQRRKTVYRVLGLISILIVAIWLDSYLNIPDNPITIFLIITFWMGLLYMLTPSFFLKYRLYILALYILLFSYWSYVRLFSESFEHYIEFEKGFAFTLMILPIPLFLLLWGYEQWKWLKSLKADKTAAELALLKTQINPHFFFNTLNNLYSLTVKHSDDAPKVILKLSDMMRYTIYEGKKSLVSVKEEIEYLNNYIDLHKIRYHKRVDISFSHEVDDHDQVAPLLFIILLENAFKHGVESLSDGAYIDMHLTGNGKNICFSIKNNFDPAQKSAPAGIGLDNLKRRLDLIYPERHQLAITDEGGIFTANLSINTQ; encoded by the coding sequence ATGATTGAATGGCTTAAGAAGTATAAGGGCTTTTTTATAGGGTTGATAGTTACCTGCATACTTATTCAGATACTTGCCTCGGTGGGCTTTATCCTCATTGATAAAAGTGAGGTGGCCGTAAATACACTGCTGTTTGTATTCTGGTGGGTCGTCATCTCCCTGCCTTTCCATTTTATGGGTTATCTGAAACAGAGGCGAAAAACAGTTTACCGTGTGCTTGGGCTTATTTCAATCCTGATTGTGGCTATCTGGCTTGATTCGTACCTGAATATTCCGGACAATCCCATCACCATATTTCTGATCATTACTTTCTGGATGGGACTGCTCTATATGCTTACCCCATCGTTTTTTCTCAAGTACCGGCTGTATATTCTGGCTTTATATATCCTTTTATTTAGCTATTGGTCGTATGTAAGGCTGTTTTCCGAAAGTTTTGAACATTATATTGAGTTTGAAAAGGGCTTTGCCTTTACCCTGATGATACTGCCCATACCCCTGTTTCTTTTGCTTTGGGGCTATGAGCAATGGAAATGGTTGAAATCTCTCAAAGCAGATAAAACTGCCGCTGAGCTGGCTTTGCTAAAAACACAGATCAATCCACATTTCTTTTTTAATACCCTCAACAATCTCTATTCATTAACTGTAAAACATTCGGATGATGCCCCCAAAGTAATATTGAAGCTGTCAGACATGATGCGGTACACTATCTATGAGGGTAAAAAGAGCCTTGTATCGGTTAAAGAAGAGATTGAATATCTGAATAACTACATCGATCTGCATAAAATCCGCTATCACAAAAGGGTCGATATCAGCTTCTCTCACGAAGTGGATGACCATGACCAGGTAGCTCCGTTGCTCTTTATCATTCTGCTGGAGAATGCTTTTAAGCATGGGGTAGAGTCACTATCAGACGGTGCGTATATTGACATGCACCTCACCGGAAATGGCAAAAACATATGCTTCAGTATTAAAAACAACTTTGACCCGGCTCAAAAAAGTGCGCCTGCAGGTATCGGTTTAGATAATTTAAAGCGTAGATTAGACCTGATATATCCTGAAAGGCATCAACTGGCTATTACGGATGAGGGAGGTATATTTACTGCCAACTTAAGTATTAACACCCAATAA
- a CDS encoding sensor histidine kinase yields the protein MRNRSFIIWHILGVACFLALPIILSPHPPEEKNFLYSMPTLRDFISNLLMIAFFYANYYYFIPKLFLSKRYTIYGILIFAAFGMIILLPSFLTGVVPWHVGDARIMPTPDMPVRPENVNFITVVNHNILLFVSVILFSILLKVRERLFKVEAIKNEMEINTLKSQINPHFLFNTLNSIYALALRDHSPDAANGIFKLSGLMRYVVTEADEDFVPLKKELNYIDDFIELQKMRLGPQVELNYKVEGDTDGKYIAPLLLIPYIENAFKHGVNPDVDSRIDIHIKITDEMLSLVAENSKVAVTLEAHEKSGYGMDIAKSRLRLLYPSLHQLNLKDSDKTYRVELTLNIDNDKSHRHR from the coding sequence ATGCGTAACAGAAGTTTTATTATCTGGCATATTCTGGGAGTAGCCTGTTTTCTGGCTTTACCAATTATACTTTCTCCACATCCTCCGGAGGAGAAAAACTTTCTCTACTCTATGCCTACCTTACGGGATTTCATTTCAAATTTGCTGATGATTGCATTCTTCTATGCCAATTATTACTATTTTATCCCCAAACTGTTTCTTTCAAAGCGATATACTATCTATGGTATACTTATCTTTGCTGCCTTCGGGATGATCATACTGCTGCCTTCATTTTTGACAGGTGTTGTGCCCTGGCATGTAGGGGATGCTCGGATTATGCCTACTCCGGACATGCCTGTCAGACCGGAAAATGTGAATTTCATAACGGTGGTCAATCACAATATCCTTTTGTTTGTATCTGTTATTCTTTTTTCCATTTTGCTGAAGGTGCGCGAACGATTGTTTAAAGTAGAGGCTATCAAAAATGAGATGGAGATCAATACGCTAAAAAGTCAGATTAACCCACATTTCTTATTTAATACTTTAAATAGCATATATGCTCTAGCTTTACGCGATCATTCGCCTGATGCTGCTAATGGAATTTTTAAGCTATCAGGGCTTATGCGCTATGTGGTAACGGAAGCAGATGAGGATTTTGTGCCTCTCAAAAAGGAATTGAATTATATAGATGACTTTATTGAGTTACAAAAGATGAGACTGGGACCACAAGTGGAGTTAAATTATAAAGTTGAGGGCGACACGGATGGTAAGTATATTGCACCACTCCTGCTTATCCCATATATAGAAAATGCTTTTAAGCATGGTGTGAACCCGGATGTAGATTCTCGCATTGATATTCACATTAAGATTACCGATGAAATGCTGTCTTTGGTAGCAGAGAACAGCAAGGTGGCTGTAACACTTGAGGCCCATGAAAAAAGCGGGTATGGCATGGATATCGCAAAATCAAGGCTACGCCTTTTGTATCCTTCATTACATCAACTAAATTTAAAAGACTCTGATAAGACTTACCGGGTCGAGCTAACTTTAAATATAGATAATGATAAAAGCCATCGCCATAGATGA
- a CDS encoding LytR/AlgR family response regulator transcription factor has translation MITYIIVDDEPLAHELIEEFCSMLPHLKLKKHCYNAMEAMQYLNGATVDIMFLDLNMPKLKGFDFLRTLTNPPQVIVTTAYKEFALEGYELNVADYLLKPFSFDRLVQAVNKAIVTKPAIPSSQEPALPGAGFFVKGDKKYHQIFTPDLLYVEAYGNYTKLHLKDDMIISHEKISHFESLLAENQFLRVHKSFIVALDKIRTIEGNRIKIGRHEVPIGQTYRSVVSKIIGYR, from the coding sequence ATGATCACTTACATCATTGTAGATGACGAGCCGCTGGCGCATGAGCTTATAGAGGAGTTTTGCAGTATGCTGCCACACCTGAAACTAAAAAAACATTGCTACAATGCCATGGAGGCCATGCAGTACCTTAACGGTGCCACCGTAGACATTATGTTTCTGGACCTTAACATGCCTAAACTCAAAGGCTTTGACTTCCTGAGAACTCTCACCAACCCGCCTCAGGTTATAGTTACCACTGCTTACAAGGAGTTTGCTTTGGAGGGGTATGAGCTCAATGTAGCAGATTATTTGTTAAAGCCATTCAGCTTCGACCGGCTCGTACAGGCAGTTAACAAGGCCATTGTTACAAAACCAGCCATACCTTCCAGCCAGGAGCCTGCCCTGCCAGGTGCAGGATTCTTTGTAAAAGGTGATAAAAAATATCATCAGATTTTTACCCCTGACCTGCTGTATGTTGAAGCTTATGGCAATTACACCAAACTGCACCTGAAAGATGATATGATCATCAGCCATGAAAAAATCTCTCACTTTGAGTCTTTGCTTGCCGAAAACCAGTTTCTGCGTGTTCACAAATCATTCATTGTAGCGCTGGATAAAATACGCACTATAGAAGGCAACAGAATTAAAATCGGCCGGCATGAAGTGCCTATTGGCCAAACGTACAGAAGCGTTGT
- a CDS encoding ABC transporter ATP-binding protein: MNILKINNLTKTYANGVKALDGVTLTITNGMFGLLGANGAGKSSLMRTIATLQQQDNGTVSFNGHDILQHPQEIRKHLGYLPQEFGVYPKVSAEKLLDHIAVLKGISHKKERKTQVESLLHQTNLYTHRKKHVHTFSGGMRQRFGIAQALLGNPKIIIVDEPTAGLDPEERNRFLNLLSEIGESVIVILSTHIVEDVHGLCSEMAILDNGRIIKAGKPAALVAELHGQVWTSIVAKDQLEGFKKRFNVISTKLVSGKTQVRVRSSSVPEAVFEPATPGLEDVYFASAFDHKKTVNQ; encoded by the coding sequence ATGAATATTCTGAAAATCAATAACCTGACCAAGACATATGCCAATGGTGTTAAGGCGCTGGACGGCGTCACGCTTACCATTACCAACGGTATGTTTGGTTTGCTCGGCGCCAATGGAGCGGGAAAATCATCTTTAATGCGGACAATAGCCACACTACAACAACAAGATAACGGCACTGTCAGCTTTAACGGACATGACATACTGCAGCACCCTCAGGAGATAAGGAAGCACCTGGGTTACTTACCTCAGGAGTTCGGCGTTTACCCCAAGGTTTCGGCAGAAAAACTTTTAGACCATATAGCGGTACTCAAGGGTATTTCTCATAAGAAGGAGCGCAAAACCCAGGTGGAGAGCCTCCTGCATCAAACCAACCTGTATACACACCGCAAGAAGCATGTACACACCTTTTCCGGCGGCATGCGGCAGCGGTTTGGTATTGCTCAGGCACTTTTGGGAAATCCGAAAATAATCATTGTAGATGAACCCACAGCCGGTCTTGATCCGGAAGAGCGGAACCGCTTCCTTAACCTGCTGAGTGAAATAGGGGAGAGCGTAATCGTCATCCTATCCACCCATATCGTGGAAGATGTACACGGCTTATGCTCCGAAATGGCCATACTGGACAATGGACGCATCATTAAAGCCGGGAAACCCGCCGCCCTGGTGGCGGAGCTTCATGGGCAGGTCTGGACCAGCATAGTGGCTAAGGATCAGCTGGAAGGCTTCAAAAAGCGATTCAATGTAATATCCACCAAACTGGTGTCGGGCAAGACGCAGGTAAGGGTAAGGTCATCTTCTGTGCCGGAAGCTGTCTTTGAACCTGCCACCCCTGGCCTGGAAGATGTATATTTTGCTTCAGCTTTTGATCACAAAAAAACTGTAAATCAATAA
- a CDS encoding alpha/beta hydrolase-fold protein, with amino-acid sequence MNKALLTIILALMAVSAHSQHALPNIEAHTITSDILSADRDVLIYLPSGYDVHKDKHYPTLYIMDGQWYFYNGVAIQKTLRGELLLPEMIIVGINMPRPERDSIYSYHWDEFRHFIRNEVVSFVDAKYRTSAERLLFGWESSAALVTSLLFDDGSVFKGAIATNGTYITPEMTDAMARQTQGSKKHLYIANTIKDIYNIDASNQSVAVLTQSNLPDLVWEYRLFDSEIHESLAYVSIYEGLKFYYRNFASLAFSSIDEFNAFGGIPEIRNYFIRRGDQFGLSTDVDSNTKNSLIWLAWRRDNFKAFQLFMTEFSEVLSTRRYASAYWQNRFGQFYLKHKDFDNSIHYFTQGINLYPDDEYMALMYSGLATAYQHKGNMKQARINYKQAVKAAEKNNDPKLELYRSQLNGVK; translated from the coding sequence ATGAATAAAGCCTTACTCACAATTATTCTTGCTCTAATGGCTGTCAGCGCGCACTCCCAGCATGCATTACCCAACATAGAAGCGCATACCATAACTTCCGACATACTAAGTGCAGATAGGGATGTTCTTATCTACCTTCCTTCCGGTTATGATGTGCACAAGGACAAGCATTACCCAACACTCTATATCATGGATGGGCAGTGGTATTTCTATAACGGTGTTGCTATTCAAAAGACACTAAGGGGTGAACTGTTGCTTCCTGAAATGATTATAGTGGGTATAAACATGCCCAGGCCCGAAAGGGATAGCATATATAGCTATCATTGGGATGAGTTCCGACACTTCATCAGAAATGAGGTGGTTTCATTTGTTGATGCAAAATATCGTACTTCTGCTGAACGGCTGCTATTTGGATGGGAAAGCAGTGCAGCCCTGGTCACCAGCCTGCTATTCGATGACGGTAGTGTGTTCAAAGGAGCTATTGCGACCAACGGTACATACATTACCCCGGAAATGACCGACGCTATGGCCAGGCAGACACAAGGGAGTAAAAAGCATCTTTATATAGCCAATACTATCAAAGATATTTACAATATCGATGCCTCAAACCAGTCGGTTGCGGTACTTACACAAAGCAATTTGCCCGATTTGGTGTGGGAATACCGTTTGTTTGACAGCGAAATACATGAATCTTTAGCTTATGTCTCTATTTACGAAGGCCTGAAATTCTACTATCGCAATTTCGCCTCCCTGGCTTTTAGCAGTATCGATGAATTCAATGCCTTCGGTGGCATCCCGGAGATCAGGAATTATTTCATACGGCGGGGTGATCAATTCGGATTATCAACAGATGTAGATAGCAATACCAAAAACAGCCTGATCTGGCTGGCATGGCGTCGTGATAATTTTAAGGCATTCCAGCTGTTTATGACCGAGTTCTCAGAGGTGCTTTCCACAAGAAGATATGCCTCAGCTTACTGGCAAAACAGGTTCGGACAATTCTACCTTAAGCATAAGGACTTCGACAATTCTATTCATTATTTCACCCAGGGGATTAACCTCTATCCGGATGATGAATATATGGCTCTGATGTATAGTGGACTGGCCACGGCTTACCAGCACAAGGGTAACATGAAACAGGCCAGAATAAACTATAAGCAAGCTGTAAAAGCAGCTGAAAAGAACAATGACCCTAAACTGGAACTTTACAGATCGCAATTAAATGGTGTGAAATAA
- a CDS encoding LytTR family DNA-binding domain-containing protein: protein MALTLGRARNIYTLRKSYRYVKPWKTKLWISLLFFMGISFVLLFLEPFKTGESPKMLILGYCLCVLLAYSIVLVSESLIFYFLKRWTLRDESLMYILFFLLSALGVYWYDLVVIKEQTYYWSSLFSFTGRVTLPFAILFLPVIGWLRHYYGSLYELSEQYQVVIKGNVKSDVLEMDWRKILYARSSDNYVIIKYITESEVLKETLLRSTLSQVEEQLPDLLKCHRSYLINPLYLVAVEGNQKKAFLKLDKLEEEIPLSKTYYAGIKALLN from the coding sequence ATGGCACTAACATTGGGTCGGGCAAGAAACATTTACACACTAAGAAAATCGTATCGATATGTAAAGCCATGGAAAACCAAGCTATGGATCAGCCTTCTGTTTTTTATGGGTATATCATTCGTACTGTTATTCCTTGAACCATTTAAGACCGGTGAAAGCCCCAAAATGCTAATACTAGGCTATTGTCTTTGTGTTTTGCTGGCGTACTCAATAGTATTAGTCTCAGAGTCACTTATATTTTACTTCTTGAAACGCTGGACGCTGCGTGATGAATCTCTGATGTACATTTTATTTTTTCTATTGTCAGCCCTTGGGGTCTACTGGTACGACCTGGTGGTAATTAAGGAGCAGACTTACTACTGGAGCAGCTTATTCTCTTTTACAGGCAGGGTAACACTGCCGTTTGCTATTCTGTTTTTGCCCGTTATAGGCTGGCTGAGACATTACTACGGCAGCCTTTACGAACTTTCCGAACAATATCAGGTTGTGATTAAGGGAAATGTAAAGTCCGATGTGCTGGAAATGGACTGGCGAAAAATCCTGTACGCAAGATCATCGGATAACTATGTGATCATAAAATATATTACAGAAAGTGAGGTTCTCAAAGAAACATTGCTCAGAAGTACCCTTTCACAGGTGGAAGAACAGCTGCCAGACTTGCTCAAGTGTCACAGAAGTTACCTCATCAATCCGTTATACCTTGTGGCTGTGGAAGGCAATCAAAAGAAGGCATTTCTCAAACTGGATAAGCTGGAAGAGGAAATTCCCCTGTCCAAAACCTACTATGCCGGCATCAAAGCCCTGCTGAATTAG
- a CDS encoding dioxygenase family protein — protein MERKEFLKTLSLGSMALPLLIRCNGDDDGVTPTSTTDDVTSEDTAADCIETASETAGPFPSKDPASLQRLDIRGDRTGILMDIEITVLDQSNSCIPLEGAIVDIWHCDKDGYYSEYGGTGMQSADFTSQHFLRGRQIADANGKVAFTSIFPGWYTGRSTHIHVHVYDADGNSLLVTQIAFPEGSSSAVNQVNAASDAGYTKGMSGYTTNSTDNVFSDGVSTELANISGDVSSGFYLTHSIVV, from the coding sequence ATGGAAAGAAAGGAATTTTTGAAAACATTGAGTCTGGGAAGCATGGCTTTGCCTTTATTGATTCGTTGTAATGGTGACGATGATGGAGTTACTCCTACCTCAACCACTGATGACGTAACCAGCGAAGATACCGCCGCTGATTGTATTGAAACCGCCTCTGAAACGGCAGGCCCATTCCCATCCAAAGATCCGGCATCACTGCAAAGACTCGACATTCGTGGGGACAGAACCGGCATATTGATGGATATTGAGATCACCGTACTTGACCAAAGCAATAGCTGCATACCGTTGGAGGGTGCAATTGTGGACATATGGCATTGTGACAAAGATGGTTATTATTCGGAATATGGAGGTACAGGTATGCAATCTGCGGATTTCACCAGTCAGCATTTTCTAAGAGGACGCCAGATAGCTGACGCCAATGGCAAGGTTGCTTTCACCTCCATCTTTCCAGGGTGGTATACCGGCAGGTCTACCCATATTCATGTTCATGTTTATGATGCAGACGGCAATTCATTGCTGGTAACCCAAATTGCCTTTCCCGAAGGAAGCAGCAGCGCTGTCAACCAGGTAAATGCGGCATCAGATGCCGGCTACACCAAAGGCATGAGTGGTTATACCACTAATTCCACTGACAATGTTTTTTCAGATGGTGTTTCTACCGAGCTAGCTAATATTTCGGGAGACGTTTCTTCAGGATTTTACCTGACACATTCTATTGTTGTTTAA
- a CDS encoding LytR/AlgR family response regulator transcription factor — MIKAIAIDDEPLPLQVVDGFCAKCSFVNLQNTFTSTLEAKRFLAEHDIDLIFLDIQMPAITGIDFFKGLDQQLMVIFTTAYSQYAVEGFNLNAIDYLLKPYDFTRFMQAVNKAREYMTFRQQGKDKEQSEIFIRADYSVVKIQLNDILFVEGLADYIRIHLDNSRPVVTRMPMKTILNELGDGFLRVHRSYIVPLGKIEKVRNKTIFIKDKEIPIGKTYKAVFDLRFDSK, encoded by the coding sequence ATGATAAAAGCCATCGCCATAGATGATGAACCACTGCCATTGCAGGTTGTCGATGGTTTTTGCGCTAAATGTAGCTTTGTTAATCTGCAAAATACCTTTACCAGCACCTTAGAGGCTAAGCGATTTCTGGCTGAACATGATATCGACCTGATATTTCTTGATATTCAGATGCCGGCTATTACCGGGATTGACTTTTTCAAAGGTCTTGATCAGCAATTAATGGTAATATTTACGACTGCATACAGTCAATACGCAGTTGAAGGCTTTAATTTAAATGCCATTGATTATCTACTTAAGCCATACGATTTTACACGTTTTATGCAAGCTGTTAATAAGGCCCGGGAGTATATGACATTCAGGCAGCAGGGAAAAGACAAAGAACAGTCAGAAATTTTTATTCGGGCTGACTACAGTGTCGTGAAGATTCAGCTCAACGATATTCTTTTCGTTGAAGGTCTGGCTGATTATATACGAATTCACCTGGATAACTCCAGGCCTGTAGTGACCCGAATGCCTATGAAAACCATTTTAAACGAACTTGGAGATGGTTTTTTAAGGGTACATCGCTCCTACATTGTACCCTTGGGTAAAATTGAAAAAGTCAGAAATAAAACGATCTTTATTAAGGACAAGGAAATTCCGATCGGGAAAACATATAAGGCCGTATTTGACCTCCGGTTTGATTCAAAGTGA